The Triticum aestivum cultivar Chinese Spring chromosome 7B, IWGSC CS RefSeq v2.1, whole genome shotgun sequence genome window below encodes:
- the LOC123158194 gene encoding LOW QUALITY PROTEIN: uncharacterized protein (The sequence of the model RefSeq protein was modified relative to this genomic sequence to represent the inferred CDS: inserted 1 base in 1 codon; substituted 1 base at 1 genomic stop codon) — MAAGGSTWRRGEDGAPLGSKVTVCSQRRGGARLQELLVVHRKKWGGKTEVDLPVPTAARHVEVEHGSGVPVGLHGKDREQVREGTGGNGRSRSNEGCVSSDRFLETRWGGEEEVLEVRAVASCSGERCEAAGSSSGRHRRWWMAAAAARAAAGDPLQDQACPGQAYWPPSQVTASVVTTTALSSPEATAPLKADLRHVSDLSILSLQQFGSRCFDSFDSTRYCVPLPCSGCMHEFDMDKPPLLQEVEDFFSGHKIEDFTFSRGRLGKWRCRAKLAVRGTPEKPLIGLYQEWTHTVQDIPDCRGRTGGTSTSDGMKPGHGNPPQPSRPRRRSVLWGSXSTCSXPGPQINAVTNDNIVINVFNNLI; from the exons ATGGCTGCCGGCGGCTCGACGTGGAGGCGTGGGGAGGACGGGGCTCCGCTGGGATCCAAGGTGACGGTGTGCTCGCAAAGACGGGGCGGAGCGAGGCTTCAAGAGCTCCTGGTGGTGCATCGAAAGAAGTGGGGAGGCAAAACCGAGGTCGACCTTCCAGTCCCGACGGCGGCGAGGCACGTCGAGGTCGAGCATGGTAGCGGTGTTCCTGTGGGTCTCCATGGAAAAGACAGAGAGCAAGTGAGAGAGGGAACCGGAGGGAATGGGAGAAGTAGAAGCAACGAGGGGTGCGTGTCAAGTGACCGGTTTTTGGAGACGAGATGGGGCGGGGAGGAGGAGGTCCTGGAGGTGAGGGCCGTCGCTAGTTGCTCCGGCGAGCGgtgcgaggcggcggggtcgagctcggggaggcaccggaggtgGTGGATGG cagcagcagcagcgagggCGGCCGCGGGAGATCCTCTCCAAGATCAAGCATGTCCAGGCCAAGCCTACTGGCCGCCCTCGCAGGTGACTGCCTCCGTGGTGACGACGACGGCCTTGTCATCCCCGGAGGCCACGGCGCCCCTCAAGGCCGACCTCCGCCATGTGAGTGATCTGTCGATCTTGTCTCTCCAACAGTTCGGTTCTCGCTGCTTCGATTCCTTTGATTCAACAAGATACTGTGTACCACTTCC GTGTTCTGGATGCATGCACGAGTTTGACATGGACAAGCCGCCGTTGCTGCAGGAGGTGGAGGATTTCTTCAGTGGCCACAAAATCGAGGACTTTACCTTTAGTAGGGGCAGGCTGGGGA AATGGCGGTGCCGGGCAAAGCTAGCGGTACGCGGAACACCAGAGAAACCACTGATTGGCCTGTATCAGGAATGGACACATACTGTTCAAGATATTCCCGATTGCAGAG GTAGGACAGGAGGAACATCAACAAGCGATGGGATGAAGCCCGGCCATGGAAACCCACCGCAGCCTTCAAGACCTCGACGGCGGTCGGTGCTATG GGGATCCTGATCAACATGCA TCCCGGGTCCGCAGATCAACGCTGTCACCAACGACAACATCGtcatcaacgtcttcaacaacctgATCTGA